A single genomic interval of uncultured Desulfobacter sp. harbors:
- a CDS encoding cytochrome ubiquinol oxidase subunit I — MILHLDPALLARLQFAFTISFHILFPAFTIGLASWLAVVEWRWLKTGDETYRDVYRMWVKIFAVTFGMGVVSGIVLSYQFGTNWSVFSDKVGNVLGPLLGFEVLTAFFLEASFLGIMLFGWNRVSPKMHFAATVIVASGTLVSAFWILSANSWMQTPQGFFIGDDGLYYPLNWLAIIFNSSFPYRMVHMVVAAYLTTAFAVSGVGAFYLYRKKFTDQAKVMFGMAMLMAIFVAPLQLLFGDLHGLNTFKEQPVKVAAMEGLWETQKGAPLVLFGWPDEEREATRFAIEIPKVSSLILTHHPDGEVRGLKEWPADRRPPVAPVFWSFRIMVGVGMMMILTGDSCPFSVF, encoded by the coding sequence ATGATACTTCACTTGGACCCCGCCCTACTTGCAAGACTTCAATTTGCCTTTACCATATCGTTCCATATTTTGTTTCCAGCCTTTACCATAGGCCTTGCAAGCTGGCTGGCCGTGGTGGAATGGCGATGGCTGAAAACCGGTGATGAGACGTACAGGGATGTCTACCGGATGTGGGTAAAGATATTTGCCGTGACCTTCGGTATGGGGGTTGTCTCCGGTATCGTTCTTTCCTACCAGTTCGGCACAAACTGGTCCGTCTTTTCCGATAAAGTCGGCAATGTACTAGGCCCTCTTCTGGGCTTTGAAGTACTGACCGCCTTTTTCCTGGAAGCCTCTTTCCTGGGAATCATGCTGTTTGGATGGAACCGCGTCAGTCCCAAAATGCATTTTGCCGCCACAGTGATTGTGGCCTCAGGCACCCTGGTCTCCGCCTTCTGGATTCTGTCAGCCAATTCCTGGATGCAGACCCCCCAGGGATTCTTTATAGGCGATGACGGCCTTTACTATCCCCTGAACTGGCTGGCCATTATTTTTAATTCATCCTTTCCCTATCGCATGGTCCATATGGTGGTTGCGGCATACTTGACAACGGCCTTTGCCGTGAGCGGGGTCGGCGCCTTTTATCTGTATCGCAAAAAATTCACCGACCAGGCAAAGGTCATGTTCGGCATGGCCATGCTCATGGCGATATTTGTTGCGCCGCTCCAACTCCTGTTCGGAGACCTTCACGGCCTGAACACGTTCAAGGAGCAGCCGGTCAAGGTGGCCGCCATGGAGGGCCTGTGGGAAACCCAAAAGGGTGCACCGCTGGTCTTGTTCGGCTGGCCGGATGAAGAGCGGGAAGCCACCCGGTTTGCCATTGAAATCCCTAAAGTGTCCAGTCTTATTCTCACCCATCACCCGGACGGAGAGGTCAGAGGCTTAAAAGAATGGCCGGCAGACCGCCGCCCACCGGTTGCGCCTGTTTTCTGGTCCTTCCGGATCATGGTTGGCGTGGGTATGATGATGATTCTGACCGGAGATTCTTGCCCTTTTTCTGTATTTTAG
- a CDS encoding sugar phosphate isomerase/epimerase family protein yields the protein MVFSYSTNAFVEYSLSEAVKLIAQTGFQGVEIMCDRPHLYPPDATKQDLEELKQLLESLNLTITNLNCFTLFAVGNTWLPSWIEPDESRRQERIDHTLNCLDIAHSLGSPCISVPPGGPPVDMSRDASLKLFRQGLEQVIPKAEALGVSILIEPEPDLLIETSSQMSSFIKDFSSPNLGVNFDVGHFYCVGEAPEAALDTLFDKIGHIHIEDIASTRKHHHLIPGLGAIDYDAFFKRLGELNYTKDVCVELYTYTEAPCEAGVKSIETLKPVMEKYGFLV from the coding sequence ATGGTATTTTCATACAGCACCAATGCGTTTGTTGAGTATTCTCTTTCCGAGGCAGTTAAATTAATCGCCCAGACAGGATTTCAGGGGGTGGAGATCATGTGCGACAGACCCCATTTATATCCCCCGGATGCAACCAAACAGGATCTTGAAGAATTAAAGCAATTACTCGAATCGCTAAATTTGACGATTACCAACCTCAACTGCTTCACCCTTTTTGCCGTGGGCAATACCTGGCTTCCCTCCTGGATAGAGCCGGATGAATCAAGACGGCAGGAGAGAATCGACCATACACTTAACTGTCTGGATATCGCCCATTCCCTGGGAAGCCCGTGTATCTCGGTACCTCCCGGCGGACCGCCGGTTGACATGAGCCGGGACGCATCATTAAAACTGTTCCGCCAGGGGCTTGAACAGGTAATTCCAAAAGCAGAGGCCCTGGGCGTCTCCATCCTCATTGAGCCGGAACCCGATCTTTTAATAGAAACCAGCAGCCAGATGAGTTCGTTTATCAAGGATTTTTCATCTCCAAACCTGGGGGTTAACTTTGATGTGGGTCACTTTTACTGTGTGGGTGAGGCGCCGGAAGCAGCCCTTGACACCCTGTTTGATAAAATCGGCCATATCCACATCGAAGATATTGCGTCCACAAGAAAGCACCACCATCTCATCCCCGGCCTGGGTGCCATAGACTATGATGCATTTTTTAAACGACTCGGAGAACTCAACTACACCAAAGATGTTTGTGTTGAACTTTATACCTATACCGAAGCCCCCTGCGAGGCCGGCGTGAAAAGTATTGAGACGTTAAAACCTGTCATGGAAAAATATGGGTTTTTGGTTTAA
- a CDS encoding 3-dehydroquinate synthase: protein MNNKIALQDDHTQETIVPLTFNQAYHYPVCFTRDIFNTGNPVLINTLAGENQTGPRKVVVMIDDGLTHQNPQLLNDISRWFEYHKDLVCLAWEPMVFPGGEQVKNSWDHVHRATKNMDDSGIDRHGVVIAMGGGALLDMAGFSASIFHRGIQLVRVPTTTLAQNDAGIGVKNGINQYGKKNCIGTFYLPIAVINDYDFLETLPFEHFIGGVAEAFKIALIRDKSFFLFLEKNSALLKQRDSKAIEETIERCARLHIDHIAHSGDAFETGSSRPLDYGHWSGHKLEMLSGFAMGHGQAVSVGIALDSYYAWQKSLISRDELDRLITSLINCGLPVWSEYLEATDPSGRLEIENGLEEFRQHLGGRLTFTMPHGIGDKCERHEMDFDVIRQGIKFLKSL from the coding sequence ATGAACAATAAAATAGCGTTACAAGACGACCACACCCAGGAGACCATTGTCCCGCTGACATTTAATCAGGCGTATCATTATCCGGTCTGCTTTACCCGGGATATTTTTAACACCGGCAATCCCGTGCTCATCAACACCCTTGCCGGTGAAAACCAGACAGGGCCAAGGAAAGTAGTGGTGATGATTGATGACGGGCTGACCCACCAGAACCCCCAACTCTTGAATGATATATCCCGGTGGTTTGAATACCACAAGGATCTTGTTTGTCTGGCCTGGGAACCTATGGTCTTTCCCGGCGGTGAGCAGGTAAAAAATTCCTGGGACCATGTGCACCGGGCAACAAAAAACATGGATGATTCCGGCATAGACCGGCATGGCGTGGTCATTGCCATGGGCGGGGGAGCTCTTCTGGATATGGCCGGATTCAGCGCTTCCATTTTCCACAGGGGGATACAGCTGGTACGGGTTCCCACGACAACTTTGGCCCAGAACGATGCCGGCATTGGTGTTAAAAACGGCATCAATCAATATGGCAAAAAAAATTGTATCGGCACATTTTATCTGCCCATAGCGGTGATCAATGACTATGATTTTTTGGAAACTCTGCCCTTTGAGCATTTTATCGGAGGGGTGGCGGAGGCCTTTAAAATTGCGTTGATACGCGATAAGTCCTTTTTTTTATTCCTTGAGAAGAACAGCGCATTGTTGAAACAAAGGGATTCAAAGGCCATAGAAGAAACCATTGAAAGATGCGCCCGGCTTCATATTGATCATATCGCCCACAGTGGTGACGCCTTTGAAACCGGGTCATCACGCCCGCTGGATTACGGACACTGGTCTGGCCATAAGCTTGAAATGCTGTCCGGGTTTGCCATGGGACACGGCCAGGCCGTATCGGTTGGCATTGCTCTCGATTCCTATTATGCATGGCAGAAGTCCCTGATTTCCCGGGATGAACTTGACCGTCTCATCACATCGTTGATCAATTGCGGTCTCCCGGTCTGGAGCGAATATCTGGAGGCCACGGACCCTTCGGGTCGCCTTGAAATTGAAAACGGGCTTGAAGAATTCCGGCAGCACCTGGGGGGCAGGTTGACGTTTACCATGCCCCATGGCATCGGGGATAAATGTGAACGTCATGAAATGGATTTTGACGTTATCAGGCAGGGGATTAAATTTCTTAAGAGCCTATAA